The Catellatospora citrea DNA segment AGGTCAAGGCGTCGCACGCCGTCGCAGTCTCTCAACCCGGCCCGGTCGCGGACCTCATCATGCAGGCCGCCGAGGCCTCCAAGTAGTCCCGTCCGGCCGCAGGTCGACGCACGACACTGCCGCGTACGGCGAAGCTCCCGCAAGGCCTGGAGGCCGCTTCTGCGGGAGCTTCTCCGTGTTCGGCGGCGACCGGAACACCTCCTCGACATCGCCTTCGCGCGGTCGTCAGGTCTGCCGGCGGGCGCCATGAAGTCCCGGGAAGCGCCGGGTGGCCTTGGCGGGCCGGCATCGGCGATCGCCGTGCGGCCGCCGCCTGCCTGTCACGCGGGAGCGATGGCTGGAGTGGCCCGGAAGATGTTCGTCGGGTCGTAGCTGGCCTTGATCGCGGCCAGCCGCCGGTATGTCTCCGGCAGATACGCCTCGGCGACTGCCTCGGATGTCGCGTCGGAGGCGGTCAGGAAGTTCACGAATCGCCGGCCGGTGCTCCACGGCCGGATGGCCTGGAAAACGCGGCTCAGGTGCGCCTGGACCGCCTCGGCTCGGTCCGGGCCGCCGATCCCGACGGCGTGGCAGGTGAAGGCGGCGCCCTGCAGGTCGACGGCGTTGCCGCAGCGGGGGCGGCGCTCCAGCGCTCCACCGAGGTGCCGAAGCTCGAAGATGGTCAGCGGGCTGCCCGCGTCGGGGCCGGCATGGGCGATGATCGCGTCGACCAGTTCCGGGGTGAACTCCCGCAGCAGCGTCGAACGGTCTTCGACCGGGACAGGGGTCGGCGGGTCGGCGTGGATGGCGGCGAACGCGGTGTACGTCATCATGGTGACCGAGTCGATCAACGTCGGGGCGATCGCCCGAAGCGGCGCGATGAGTCGCTCCCCTTCGTCGGCGGGTCCGACGTAGGCGATCCGCACGCCTACCACCATCCGGCCACCTAGCGCCTGAGGCACCGCGGGTAGGGGCGGCAGCTGCAGCAACGCGATGGACGAGTTCAACTGGTCCGGCATCCCGGCGGTCCACCGGCCCCACGCGTCGAGGACCTCGGCCGCCCGATCACCGGCGAAGAAGAGGGTGCCGCCGTAGATGCGGTGGACCGGGAGGAGATTGAACTCCAGGGCGGTGACCACACCGAAGTTGCCCTTGCCGCCGCGCACGGCCCAGAACAGATCCGGCTCTTCGGAGGCGGTCACCACGCGCAGACGACCGTCCGCGGTGATCAGCTCGATCCGGCGTACCTGGTCGGCGGCGAAGCCGAAGGTCCGGCAGATCGGGCTCAACCCGCCGCCGAGCGTGTAGCCGACGACCCCGACGGTGGGTGCCGCGCCATTCAGCGCGGCCAGACCGTGCTTGCCCGCGGCCTCGACGACCTGCTGCCACCGGACGCCGGCCTCGACCCGGGCGGTACGGGCTTCGGCGTCGATGGTGACCGCGTCCATCCGCCGCGTGTTGATCAGCACCGCTCCGGCCGAGGAGAGCACGGAGTGACCGGTGGCCATCACCGCGACCGGCAGGCACTGCTCTGCGGCGAAACGGACGGCGGCCTGGACATCGCCGATGCCCGCGGCGCCCACCACGAGCGCGGGCCGCTGCGGGATGGCGAGGTTGTACGACGCGCACTCGGCGTCATACCCGTCGTCGTTCGGGAGGAGCACCGGCCCGACCGTCTGTTCGGCGAGCCGTGTCGCGGCAGCCCGGTCGATCGCAGGGCCGTCCTGGGTCGGAGTCTGATTGGGGTTCATCAAGATGGCCTTTCGTGTCAAGGACGAGCATCCGTTGCCGTGGAGGGG contains these protein-coding regions:
- a CDS encoding FAD-binding oxidoreductase; the encoded protein is MNPNQTPTQDGPAIDRAAATRLAEQTVGPVLLPNDDGYDAECASYNLAIPQRPALVVGAAGIGDVQAAVRFAAEQCLPVAVMATGHSVLSSAGAVLINTRRMDAVTIDAEARTARVEAGVRWQQVVEAAGKHGLAALNGAAPTVGVVGYTLGGGLSPICRTFGFAADQVRRIELITADGRLRVVTASEEPDLFWAVRGGKGNFGVVTALEFNLLPVHRIYGGTLFFAGDRAAEVLDAWGRWTAGMPDQLNSSIALLQLPPLPAVPQALGGRMVVGVRIAYVGPADEGERLIAPLRAIAPTLIDSVTMMTYTAFAAIHADPPTPVPVEDRSTLLREFTPELVDAIIAHAGPDAGSPLTIFELRHLGGALERRPRCGNAVDLQGAAFTCHAVGIGGPDRAEAVQAHLSRVFQAIRPWSTGRRFVNFLTASDATSEAVAEAYLPETYRRLAAIKASYDPTNIFRATPAIAPA